GCTCCCGAATTTGCTTCGCTCGCCCGAATTTTGGCGTATACGTGGGCGTTACACCGAGGATCTCGCTTCTCCTTGTCCCGTTACGAGATTCCCGCCTCGCGGGCTTCGATTCCGCATGCTTCGTTTGCCGGGGATCTCGCTTCGGCGCGGCGTGGATGCGGCACGCCGCGTCGGGAGGGCgtcttctgctgttttttgggGTAATGCCGTGCGGAATTGGGTAACGCCTATACCCATGACTGTTTCAGCGTTACCGAGCGACGAAGCACCGCGTGCCTCTCTGGATCCCCTACCCATACCGTCGGCAGCATAGGTCTTGTGCTGCAGGTAGTAGATTGGTTGCGGGCATTGAGTGAACTGCGGAGTTTACTGATGCTTGCCTTTATTTAGATAATAAGATCTGGGGGTTCCATCAAGTGTCGCCACGAGTTTAGGATACACGATTCTGCAATTGAGTTGCGACATTGTCAGTTTGTCATTTCTACCGAACATAATTGTTTGGTAGCCAATTTTGTAGAGCCTTGAACTTTCATCCCTGCATTTCCTAGTACTAAAATAATGCCAGCATTTCCTTCCTGATGCTGTGTGATTGAACCAGGGACGCCTATGGCTTCGCTGTGCGGCCCCAGCACCTGCAGCGTTACAAGGAGTATGCAGGCATCTACAAGGTAGTACAATACACACACGCCTGAATTACCATATGCGTTGTCTGGTCTTGACGAGCTGCACACATTCttgcaggaggaggaagaggagagatCTGACAGATGGAAGAGCTTTCTGGAGAGGCGGACCGAACAGCCCGGACAGAGCCTGAACGCTGCACTGCCCGTGGGTGAAGCTGCAATTTCTGTTGAGGAGAATGAGGCTGGGAGTTCTCAACTGTTCCACGAGAAGAGTGTGCAAGGGCCGCATAAGTTCGAGTCATGGAAGCCAATACGCCCATCCCTGGGCAGCATCGAGCATATGATGGGTCTGCGTGTTGAGAAGAAGCACTCGTCTGCTGTCAGGTTGCAGCCGAAGGAGTCCACCCATCTTGTTACGGTTGAAGAGGCCAAGGTGTCAGGGGACTCGGACGATGAGTTCTATGATGCTGATAAGGTTGACCCTAGCCAAGAAGTGCACTCAGGTGATAGTGCGAATGCTGAAACTGGCAACATGAGTCAAGAAGAAACTTACTCCCTCAAGGATCAGTTGGAGTGTCTTGTCCATGGTGGACTGCCGATGGCTTTGAGAGGAGAGGTACAGCATGTTGTTTCCTATAGCTTTTCGATTTATGTCTCTAATTTTGGATTTTGCCTACTCATTCAGTAGTCTCTTGCTTTCCTGATGACAGCTGTGGCAAGCTTTTGTTGGTGTTGAAGCTCGCAGAGTAAAAGGGTACTATGATTGTCTGGTTGCTTCGGAAGGTGAACTGGAAGATAGCAGATGTTCAGATCCTCTGGCCTCAGAAGGTGTCAATGAGAAAACGGAAGTATTTGCAGAAATTTCCTCTGAGAAGTGCAAAGGGCAAATAGAGAAGGTAAACGTTCGTCTTCATTGTCATGTAGAAGTATTATCATTTTCGTTAATAATTAACATCTGGGAAAGCTAACATAATCCAATCTGACTCATCTGGCCTCTTATAGGACTTGCCTAGAACTTTTCCAGGACATCCTGCGTTAGATGAGGATGGAAGAAATGCCTTGAGACGCTTGCTTCTGGCTTATGCTAGACACAATCCAACAGTTGGTTATTGTCAGGTAAGTGTATCCATTAATGCCACCCCACATTATTTTCTGTATGGTGCTGGAAGTCATCTGTTTCTCTTGATCTTCTAAATAACATTTGAAGTAAAGTTGTGTGTTCCAAGTCACATACCCCTTTTTTTTTAAACTTTTCTCATAGCAAAAATTTGTCTATTGAATAATACTGTAGGCGATGAACTTCTTTGCTGGACTCTTACTTCTATTGATGCCAGAAGAAAATGCATTTTGGTACGCCCACCATGACTATTTGTTCTACTCTTATCTGGGTTTAGGGTTGCAGCCTTTTTTTCTTCTAATATTTCAAGATTACTCAATTGAATAGTATATTAAATCTCTTGATGGTATAACAGGACATTGGTAGGAATTATTGATGACTACTTTGATGGGTACTTTTCTGAAGAAATGATTGAGTCACAGGTACTTGTTTCTTTGCAAAGCTTGCATATGTCAGTGCTTGAAACTCCAAGTTTGATAACTGTTTATGCAAAATTAATGTTTGGTATCCATTCAGGTGGATCAGCTTGTTTTAGAGGAGCTAGTCCATGAGAAATTCCCGAAATTAGGttagcaacatattacaaatataCATTGTTGGTGCGATGAGACTCATTTAGCTAATAACTCAAAAAAATGATAATTCATGGCTTAACATGCTTTTCAATGCAGCAAATCACTTGGACTACCTCGGCCTTGAAGTTGCATGGGTTACTGGACCGTGGTTTCTATCCATTTTCACCAATGTGCTTCCCTGGGAGAGTGGTTAGTGTTAACTTATATGTTTTCAACAGTTATCGCTTCTAAAAGCACATTTTCTAGTTATCTACCTTAGCTAACTCTATGAGGCTATTTCAACAAAGCTCATTGACGTCTCATGATTTAGTCCAAGCCAACATCACTCTTAGTGAACATGTGAACAACATTAATCTGATgaactccctccgttccaaaataATTGAAGTTCTAGTTTTGTCCTAAGTAACTACtttaagtttgaccaaatttatagAAAAATATATGAACATCCAGAACACTAATTTAGTTTTATTAGATTCATCATTCATTGATTTTTCATACTATATAGATTGGATGTAGTAAATAGTAGCATATTTCTAcaaaatttggtcaaacttagaGGAGTTTGACTTAGGAGAAAACTAGAACTTCAattattttgggacggagggagtaactaTTATATCAACTGCAACATCTGTGCAATAGAACAAAAGTCGATGATGCAGATCCATATAATCTTCGTAAGGAGGAGGTCAGGGAGAAGTTGATTAAGTGAGCCCTCAGCCCTCCCTAAAAAGTGTGAAAACAACCATTGTCATGTTTCTCACATTACAATTGATGTCTATGGGGTACATAGGAACCATGAATATTGTGGTGTCTGATAATCAGTTATGTTTATTGTTGGCCACCTGTACATAGGCACCGAATGTCTGGTATAAAATTCTCATGCATTTGCTTTGTGTTAAAAAAGTGACAAATACATACTGTATTGATATGTACTGCTTGAACATTTCAGTCCTCCGTGTATGGGATGTGCTTCTGTTCGATGGGAATCGTGTGATGCTATTCCGGACAGCCCTTGCCCTACTGGAGTTTTACGGTACCAAGCACACTTTTCATATGTCGTACTTCCAAAAAAACATTACTGTACCATATTTCATAGATACCCCAAAAAATTCGTCTCATGAACTGAGCCGAGATTGATTCTTGACTTGTTGCGCTAATTGCAGGCCCTGCACTTGTGACTACAAAGGATGCTGGTGATGCGGTTACCCTTTTGCAGTCGTTAGCTGGCTCGACTTTTGACAGCAGCCAGCTTGTCCTAACAGCTCGCATGGGATATCAGTCTGTAAATGAAGCAGGATTGCAAGATCTGAGGAACAAACACCGGCCATCTGTTATATCTTCAATGGAAGAAAGGGCGAAAGGCCTAGGTGTCTGCAAAGACAATGTTCTT
This Lolium perenne isolate Kyuss_39 chromosome 1, Kyuss_2.0, whole genome shotgun sequence DNA region includes the following protein-coding sequences:
- the LOC127320876 gene encoding uncharacterized protein; amino-acid sequence: MKPKSLPFIAFEHKRDAYGFAVRPQHLQRYKEYAGIYKEEEEERSDRWKSFLERRTEQPGQSLNAALPVGEAAISVEENEAGSSQLFHEKSVQGPHKFESWKPIRPSLGSIEHMMGLRVEKKHSSAVRLQPKESTHLVTVEEAKVSGDSDDEFYDADKVDPSQEVHSGDSANAETGNMSQEETYSLKDQLECLVHGGLPMALRGELWQAFVGVEARRVKGYYDCLVASEGELEDSRCSDPLASEGVNEKTEVFAEISSEKCKGQIEKDLPRTFPGHPALDEDGRNALRRLLLAYARHNPTVGYCQAMNFFAGLLLLLMPEENAFWTLVGIIDDYFDGYFSEEMIESQVDQLVLEELVHEKFPKLANHLDYLGLEVAWVTGPWFLSIFTNVLPWESVLRVWDVLLFDGNRVMLFRTALALLEFYGPALVTTKDAGDAVTLLQSLAGSTFDSSQLVLTARMGYQSVNEAGLQDLRNKHRPSVISSMEERAKGLGVCKDNVLASKLYNFKREPEPLVSINNSADQMSDDADGDINQEGDYGDMDDMYGGLTVSSEIDSLPDPKDQVTWLKVELCRLLEERRSAVLRADELETALMEMVKQDNRRQLSAKAEQLEHDLSELKQTLSDKQEQEQAMFQVLMRVEQELKYAEEARISAEQDAAAQRYAANVLQEKYEEAMASFAQMENRAVMAETMLEATLQYQSSQQKAFSPLPSPRESVQDEEIQPKRINLLGPFSLSWRDKSKGKQNNASDCTDAKLTDTHDQREETPNVDDDGKQGGTQKMESECTVESPKGNGKLMADTLKKDSELPRVHIIVNDMNGQHEQLQEIQLD